In Macadamia integrifolia cultivar HAES 741 chromosome 5, SCU_Mint_v3, whole genome shotgun sequence, a single window of DNA contains:
- the LOC122077767 gene encoding uncharacterized protein LOC122077767 isoform X3, with amino-acid sequence MREGGFRLLSRSLGRGFCTSSTDKIVAAVLFERLPVVIPKIDPVIYAFQEYSFRWRQQYRRRYPDGVLTKSDARRVELDQSRRQPFRAEAIITRLFRCGISKGTILNFTSSPLE; translated from the exons ATGCGGGAAGGGGGATTCAGGTTGTTGTCTCGATCTCTCGGCCGAGGCTTCTGCACATCATCTACTGATAAGATCGTCGCTGCCGTGTTGTTCGAGCGATTGCCGGTGGTCATTCCGAAGATCGACCCTGTCATTTACGCATTTCAGGAGTATTC GTTCCGGTGGCGGCAGCAATATCGACGGAGATATCCGGATGGGGTCCTAACGAAGTCTGATGCTAG AAGAGTGGAGTTGGATCAGTCAAGGAGACAACCATTTCGTGCAGAAGCCATCATAACCAGATTATTTAGATGCGGTATCAGCAAGGGCACAATACTCAACTTCACGTCTTCACCACTGGAGTGA